From the genome of uncultured Cohaesibacter sp., one region includes:
- a CDS encoding saccharopine dehydrogenase family protein, which yields MSNEQRGIHWLGAGLASVPGIRRLAAKGYPLTVWERDLDKARVAVKGLEDKIELRVSEPGALESHVRAGDIVISMLPSSMHDETARFCLKNGAHFVSSSYTSPTMHDLSDVAKAKGLTIVNEVGLDPGIDHLLAHLLIDDYQNSGLLDRTNEHDFQSYCGGFPAIANDFKYKFSWSPLGVLKALRSPARAILNGTTVDIERPWDAVEDYSVVMGGVSETFQSYPNRNSLPFMADYGMDEDWIISRFVRGTLRLAGWKEAWSDIFRSLETNGSDDAELETLSDRLWADHAYVEGERDRVVLSVELKVTRDGKTLWHKAKSLDAYGTAKSSAMARLVSIPVSLATEALWHGRLASGVVTAPKDPAIIRAWLETIAENGDLIHHTDYMIEERMIAAE from the coding sequence ATGAGCAACGAGCAACGAGGCATCCATTGGTTGGGTGCCGGTCTGGCATCCGTCCCTGGCATAAGGCGTCTGGCGGCAAAGGGCTATCCGCTGACTGTCTGGGAAAGGGATCTAGACAAGGCCCGAGTCGCCGTCAAGGGCCTTGAAGACAAGATTGAGCTGCGGGTGTCCGAACCTGGAGCACTTGAAAGCCACGTGAGGGCAGGGGACATCGTCATCTCCATGCTGCCGTCATCCATGCATGACGAAACCGCGCGTTTCTGCCTAAAGAACGGGGCGCATTTCGTCTCCTCCTCCTACACCAGTCCTACCATGCATGACTTGAGCGATGTGGCCAAAGCAAAAGGCCTGACGATTGTCAACGAGGTGGGGCTCGATCCGGGCATTGACCATCTGCTGGCTCATCTGCTCATCGATGATTATCAAAACAGTGGCCTGCTTGACCGCACCAACGAGCACGACTTCCAGTCCTATTGTGGTGGCTTTCCAGCCATTGCCAACGATTTCAAATACAAGTTCAGCTGGTCGCCGCTCGGTGTCCTGAAGGCCTTGAGAAGTCCGGCACGGGCGATCCTCAATGGAACAACGGTCGATATTGAACGGCCATGGGATGCAGTCGAGGACTATTCGGTCGTTATGGGCGGTGTCAGCGAAACCTTCCAGTCCTACCCGAACCGCAATTCACTCCCCTTCATGGCCGACTACGGTATGGACGAGGACTGGATTATCAGCCGCTTCGTACGCGGGACACTGCGCCTAGCTGGCTGGAAGGAAGCATGGAGCGACATCTTCCGCTCGCTGGAAACCAACGGCAGCGATGATGCCGAATTGGAAACCCTCAGCGACCGCCTTTGGGCCGATCACGCATACGTAGAGGGCGAGCGGGATCGTGTGGTCCTCTCCGTCGAACTCAAGGTCACACGCGACGGCAAGACCTTGTGGCACAAGGCCAAGAGCCTTGACGCCTATGGCACGGCAAAGAGCAGCGCCATGGCCCGGCTCGTCTCCATTCCAGTAAGCCTTGCAACAGAAGCCCTCTGGCATGGCCGACTGGCATCGGGCGTCGTAACTGCGCCGAAGGATCCTGCCATCATCAGAGCATGGCTCGAGACCATTGCCGAGAATGGTGACCTCATCCATCACACCGATTACATGATTGAAGAACGCATGATCGCGGCTGAATAA
- a CDS encoding saccharopine dehydrogenase family protein, with amino-acid sequence MARIHWLGAGLSSVPGIRRLISNNHLVTLWNRTLAKAEAATKGLNGNFDVKAFTMEALSESLEAGDIAVSMLPATMHLQIAKLCLEKKAHFVSSSYISPEMAALDKDVKAEGLCNVNEVGLDPGLDHLLAHLLMAEYETSGVFDPKNSHEFRSYCGGFPAVANEFKYKFSWSPLGVLKALKSPAKAILDNEVITTEKPWDAISDYSVTLPKGAEVFQSYPNRDSLPFMAQYGFGEDWNMHTFVRGTLRLEGWSDAWADIFHFVEHESAGEEGLAKLEALSEQLWTDHSYDEGEPDRVVLVVELKVTRDGEAVWHKEYALDAIGSKDYSAMARLVSVPVSLAIEAVLNGEIQAGVQAGPTTPTTIHRWFDELKKQGDEFHLTSHVA; translated from the coding sequence ATGGCTAGAATTCACTGGCTGGGAGCGGGCCTCTCCTCCGTGCCCGGCATCCGCCGACTTATCAGCAACAATCACCTTGTCACCCTGTGGAACCGAACCCTTGCCAAAGCCGAAGCTGCGACCAAAGGTCTGAACGGCAATTTCGACGTCAAGGCCTTCACCATGGAAGCACTGTCCGAAAGCCTTGAAGCCGGTGATATCGCGGTTTCCATGCTGCCTGCGACCATGCATCTACAGATTGCCAAGCTGTGCCTTGAAAAGAAAGCGCATTTTGTCTCGTCATCCTACATCAGTCCGGAAATGGCCGCGCTCGACAAGGATGTGAAGGCAGAGGGTCTGTGCAACGTCAACGAAGTCGGCCTTGATCCCGGTCTCGATCACCTTCTGGCTCACCTGCTGATGGCGGAATATGAGACGAGCGGCGTGTTCGATCCGAAAAACTCCCATGAGTTCCGCTCCTATTGCGGTGGCTTCCCGGCTGTTGCCAACGAGTTCAAATACAAATTCAGTTGGTCTCCACTTGGCGTGCTGAAAGCCCTCAAGAGCCCGGCCAAGGCGATCCTAGACAACGAAGTGATCACCACCGAGAAGCCATGGGACGCAATCAGCGACTATTCGGTCACCCTGCCGAAGGGTGCAGAGGTCTTCCAGTCCTATCCGAACCGCGATTCCCTTCCGTTCATGGCGCAATATGGCTTTGGCGAAGACTGGAACATGCACACCTTCGTACGTGGCACGCTGCGCCTTGAAGGCTGGTCCGATGCATGGGCCGACATCTTCCACTTCGTCGAGCATGAGTCGGCAGGAGAAGAGGGCCTTGCCAAGCTCGAAGCACTCAGCGAGCAGCTCTGGACCGATCATTCCTATGATGAGGGTGAACCGGACCGCGTCGTGCTTGTGGTCGAACTCAAGGTAACCCGCGATGGCGAAGCCGTCTGGCACAAGGAATATGCCCTCGATGCCATCGGGTCCAAGGACTATTCCGCCATGGCGCGCCTCGTGTCCGTTCCGGTCAGCCTTGCCATCGAAGCGGTTCTGAACGGCGAAATTCAGGCGGGCGTACAGGCTGGCCCGACCACGCCAACCACGATTCATCGCTGGTTCGACGAGCTGAAAAAGCAGGGTGACGAGTTCCATCTGACGAGCCACGTTGCCTGA
- a CDS encoding NADPH-dependent FMN reductase, whose product MTLKLKIIIGSTRPGRVGPKVAAWVNQAAKAHGKFSIELVDLADLNLPLLDEPSHPAMQKYEHEHTKRWSAIVGEADAFVFVTPEYDFHTPAALINAVQVLLKEWAYKPAGVVSYGGISGGLRSAQILRSLLGNVGVAAIQQSVPIPFFSSFINDDGVFTPNDKMDEGMTLMLDELVKWAGALQPLHKG is encoded by the coding sequence ATGACCCTGAAACTAAAAATCATCATCGGTTCAACACGTCCGGGCCGCGTTGGCCCCAAGGTCGCTGCCTGGGTCAATCAGGCAGCCAAGGCACATGGCAAATTCTCGATCGAACTCGTTGATCTGGCTGATCTCAACCTACCGCTGCTCGATGAACCCTCCCATCCGGCCATGCAGAAATATGAGCACGAACACACCAAGCGCTGGAGTGCGATTGTCGGTGAGGCAGACGCCTTCGTCTTCGTGACCCCTGAATATGACTTCCACACCCCGGCAGCCCTGATCAACGCCGTTCAGGTTTTGCTGAAGGAATGGGCCTACAAGCCGGCCGGCGTCGTCAGCTATGGCGGTATCTCCGGCGGCCTTCGCTCCGCCCAGATCCTTCGGTCCCTGCTGGGCAACGTTGGTGTCGCCGCTATCCAGCAGTCTGTGCCGATCCCTTTCTTCTCGAGCTTCATCAATGACGATGGGGTCTTTACCCCCAACGACAAGATGGACGAAGGCATGACCCTGATGCTTGACGAACTGGTCAAATGGGCCGGGGCCTTGCAGCCCCTTCACAAAGGCTAA
- the folD gene encoding bifunctional methylenetetrahydrofolate dehydrogenase/methenyltetrahydrofolate cyclohydrolase FolD — protein sequence MTAVRIDGKAIAAELREKIAAEAQTLIGETGVVPGIAVVIVGEDPASKVYVASKGKAAKECHFHSVEHSLCADVGEAELLSLIEELNGDDAIHGILVQLPLPDHIDESKVLNLIRPDKDVDGFHPINVGLLTAGERDKAMVPCTPAGSLILAKRAIGNLSGKDAVVIGRSNIVGKPMAALLLAESCTVTIAHSRTKDLPDVVRRADIVVAAVGRPEMIKGDWIKKGALVIDVGINRIPAPERGEGKTRLVGDVEFDSAAENAGHITPVPGGVGPMTIALLMANTLTAARRKAGLDDLDYAALLG from the coding sequence ATGACCGCAGTGCGCATAGATGGCAAGGCAATTGCCGCCGAGCTGAGAGAAAAAATCGCCGCAGAGGCTCAAACACTGATTGGCGAAACCGGCGTTGTTCCGGGCATTGCTGTTGTCATCGTTGGCGAAGATCCTGCGAGCAAGGTCTATGTCGCCTCCAAGGGCAAGGCCGCGAAGGAATGCCATTTCCATTCTGTCGAGCATTCGCTCTGTGCCGACGTCGGTGAAGCCGAGCTGTTGTCCCTGATCGAAGAGTTGAATGGCGACGACGCCATTCACGGCATTCTGGTGCAGTTGCCCCTGCCCGATCACATCGACGAATCCAAGGTGCTGAACCTGATCCGCCCTGACAAGGATGTCGACGGGTTCCATCCCATCAACGTTGGCCTGCTGACTGCGGGCGAACGCGACAAGGCCATGGTTCCCTGTACGCCTGCCGGATCTCTCATTCTTGCCAAACGCGCTATTGGCAATCTGTCAGGCAAGGACGCGGTGGTGATTGGTCGCTCCAATATCGTCGGCAAGCCCATGGCGGCGTTGCTGCTGGCCGAAAGCTGCACCGTGACCATTGCTCACAGCCGCACGAAGGATCTGCCGGACGTTGTGCGCCGTGCAGACATTGTGGTCGCCGCGGTTGGTCGCCCGGAAATGATCAAGGGAGATTGGATCAAGAAAGGTGCGCTGGTCATCGACGTGGGTATCAACCGCATCCCTGCGCCCGAGCGCGGCGAAGGAAAAACCCGTCTGGTGGGCGATGTCGAGTTTGACAGTGCCGCCGAGAATGCAGGTCACATCACCCCGGTTCCCGGTGGTGTCGGCCCGATGACGATTGCGCTCCTGATGGCGAACACCCTCACTGCCGCCCGTCGCAAAGCCGGTCTTGATGACCTCGACTATGCCGCATTGCTCGGCTAG
- a CDS encoding DnaJ family domain-containing protein: MANKDVTEYLIAKVKAEGLLDGYKRARKPKPPKQTDDTYLKAGYRILEETGALPKEIELKKAIADQYEKLNAAETPEQREEEFRKLAELQMVLGVEQDARRKFYTD, encoded by the coding sequence ATGGCCAATAAAGACGTCACCGAATATCTCATTGCGAAAGTGAAAGCCGAAGGTTTGCTGGATGGCTACAAACGCGCTCGCAAACCGAAACCGCCGAAACAGACCGACGACACCTATCTGAAAGCCGGATACCGGATTCTTGAGGAAACTGGCGCTCTGCCGAAGGAGATCGAGCTGAAAAAGGCGATTGCCGATCAGTATGAGAAGCTCAATGCGGCTGAAACGCCGGAACAGCGCGAAGAGGAATTCCGCAAGCTTGCTGAGCTGCAGATGGTGCTGGGTGTAGAGCAGGACGCCCGCCGCAAGTTCTATACCGACTGA
- a CDS encoding sarcosine oxidase subunit gamma family protein, protein MAELAPKPLVAKSPLAAFPGLVKPVAFNGIALEEVPHLTQIGLRGNPANRTFTSGIKSVIDVALPTKGGLVNEKNGTAALWLGPDEWLILAEDKDPADLVEAMEAAIGDAHASVVDLSDNRKTLKLSGPNAWTVLNKVSPLDFHPRSWKRNMCAGSLCGTVQAFYWQRSAEPEFYILVRSSFAAYTATLLLDAMQEFRQEVS, encoded by the coding sequence ATGGCTGAGTTAGCACCCAAACCTCTCGTGGCAAAGTCGCCCTTGGCGGCCTTTCCCGGCCTTGTGAAGCCCGTTGCCTTTAACGGAATTGCTCTCGAAGAAGTGCCCCATCTCACGCAGATCGGCCTCAGGGGAAATCCTGCAAACAGGACCTTTACCTCTGGCATCAAATCGGTGATCGATGTGGCTCTGCCCACAAAGGGAGGGCTGGTCAATGAAAAGAACGGAACGGCCGCCCTCTGGCTGGGACCAGACGAATGGCTCATTCTGGCAGAAGACAAGGATCCCGCTGATCTCGTCGAGGCGATGGAAGCTGCCATTGGCGACGCTCATGCTTCTGTTGTCGATCTGTCAGACAATCGCAAGACGTTGAAACTGTCAGGGCCGAATGCCTGGACGGTCCTCAATAAAGTCAGCCCGCTCGATTTCCATCCGCGAAGCTGGAAGAGAAACATGTGCGCCGGTTCGCTTTGTGGCACCGTGCAGGCGTTCTATTGGCAACGCTCTGCCGAGCCGGAATTCTACATTCTGGTACGCAGTTCTTTTGCTGCCTACACGGCTACCCTGCTGCTCGATGCCATGCAGGAGTTCCGTCAGGAAGTGTCCTGA
- a CDS encoding sarcosine oxidase subunit alpha family protein: MAAGFYYKTMFGSKKLWHYVFEPLIRRASGLGTAPNTGDPDCYDHIHKHVDFLVVGAGPAGLAAAREAAASGARVMIADMQGRFGGSLMSQHRTIDGASELEWVDGVVDELAKAKETIMLPNTTVFGYYDQNYLMAVEKRLDHTAEASSPANSRQRLWHIRATKVILATGSHERPLVFGDNDRPGIMLAGAVQTYINRYAVLPGKRAILFANNDAAYEAAIDFRKAGGDLVAVIDTRQDPSGPLYEEIFATGTLVLKGHVVTSTLGNKRFTALDAAPWDGKSLKGKSQRFEADILMMSGGYSPVVHLFSHAGGKLKYDETAVCFRPDHYGQKDAICIGAGNGDFTLEDALRAGSREGIKAAKETGFEGRKTARRYTVVEPETGFPETCWLAPTHHPVGKGAVKHFVDYQNDTTAADIHLAAREGFESVEHMKRYTLTGFGTDQGKLGNVNGLAILSDVAGMSIPETGTTTFRPPYTPVTFGALAGRAVHDLSDPIRTTSIHEAHLNLNAEFENVGQWKRPWYYPQGNEGLEEAVRRECQAVRFHVGMLDASTLGKIDIKGPDAAEFINRVYTNNFATLKPGRCRYGIMCGEDGMVKDDGVTARLGENHFYMTTTTGGAAAVLDHLEDYLQTEWPDLDVYCTSVTEQWATVAINGPLARQVMQKLNPEIDWSAEAFPFMSFQTIEIGGVKARVFRISFTGELAFEINVPARYGHALWNAVFKAGETFGITPYGTETMHVLRAEKGFIIVGQDTDGSQTPQDLDLDWIVSKKKGDFIGKRSYSRPDTSRTDRKQLVGLLTDDPKFVLDEGAQILENPDAPTPIPMLGHVTSSYWSEHLGHSIALAVIKDGFRRKGEHLHSFSLGNWQKVKVVDPIFYDKAGAKRDG; encoded by the coding sequence ATGGCAGCAGGCTTCTATTACAAGACCATGTTCGGATCTAAAAAACTCTGGCACTATGTCTTCGAGCCTCTGATCAGGCGGGCATCCGGTCTCGGAACCGCACCGAACACAGGCGATCCCGATTGCTATGACCACATCCACAAGCATGTTGATTTTCTTGTCGTCGGGGCTGGGCCCGCCGGTCTTGCCGCCGCCCGCGAAGCCGCAGCGAGTGGTGCGCGCGTGATGATTGCCGACATGCAGGGCCGCTTTGGCGGGTCTCTCATGTCCCAGCACCGCACCATTGATGGCGCATCAGAGCTCGAGTGGGTCGATGGTGTGGTGGATGAGCTTGCCAAAGCCAAGGAAACCATCATGCTGCCAAACACCACGGTGTTTGGATATTACGATCAGAATTATCTGATGGCCGTCGAGAAGCGCCTTGACCATACGGCGGAGGCATCCTCTCCCGCCAACAGCCGTCAGCGCCTCTGGCATATCCGGGCCACAAAGGTGATCCTTGCCACCGGCAGCCATGAACGGCCTCTGGTCTTTGGAGACAATGACCGACCGGGCATCATGCTCGCCGGAGCGGTACAGACCTACATCAACCGCTATGCCGTGCTGCCGGGCAAACGGGCGATCCTTTTTGCCAACAATGATGCCGCCTATGAAGCCGCCATCGACTTTCGCAAGGCAGGTGGCGATCTCGTCGCCGTCATCGACACGCGGCAGGACCCATCCGGCCCGCTCTATGAGGAAATCTTTGCGACAGGCACGCTGGTCCTCAAGGGGCATGTCGTCACCAGCACATTGGGCAACAAGCGCTTCACCGCGCTTGACGCAGCTCCGTGGGACGGCAAGTCGCTGAAGGGTAAATCCCAACGATTCGAGGCGGATATCCTGATGATGTCTGGGGGCTACAGCCCTGTGGTTCACCTCTTCAGCCATGCAGGCGGCAAACTGAAATATGACGAGACGGCGGTCTGCTTCCGACCTGACCACTACGGCCAGAAGGATGCCATTTGCATCGGCGCTGGCAATGGCGATTTCACGCTGGAGGACGCCCTCCGCGCAGGCAGCCGCGAGGGCATCAAAGCAGCCAAGGAGACCGGCTTCGAAGGCCGCAAGACCGCCCGACGCTACACGGTGGTTGAACCGGAAACCGGTTTCCCCGAAACCTGCTGGCTCGCTCCCACCCATCATCCGGTGGGCAAGGGGGCTGTGAAGCATTTTGTCGACTACCAAAACGACACCACCGCGGCAGATATCCACCTCGCAGCCCGCGAAGGTTTCGAATCCGTCGAGCATATGAAACGCTATACCCTGACCGGGTTCGGCACGGATCAGGGCAAGCTCGGCAACGTCAATGGCCTTGCCATTCTGTCCGATGTGGCGGGCATGTCGATCCCTGAGACGGGCACCACGACCTTCCGGCCACCCTATACGCCGGTCACCTTTGGTGCGCTGGCGGGACGAGCGGTTCATGATCTCAGCGATCCCATCCGCACGACCTCCATCCATGAGGCCCACCTCAACCTCAATGCGGAATTCGAGAATGTCGGCCAATGGAAGCGCCCATGGTACTATCCGCAAGGCAACGAGGGACTGGAGGAAGCAGTGCGGCGCGAATGTCAGGCCGTGCGCTTCCATGTCGGAATGCTCGATGCCTCGACCCTTGGCAAGATCGACATCAAGGGCCCTGACGCAGCCGAATTCATCAACCGGGTCTACACCAACAATTTTGCCACCCTCAAGCCGGGCAGGTGCCGCTATGGCATCATGTGCGGTGAGGACGGCATGGTCAAAGACGATGGCGTGACCGCACGTCTCGGCGAGAACCATTTCTACATGACCACGACGACCGGAGGAGCCGCAGCCGTTCTCGATCATCTCGAGGATTACCTGCAGACCGAGTGGCCCGACCTTGATGTCTATTGCACATCCGTGACGGAGCAATGGGCAACTGTCGCCATCAATGGCCCGCTCGCCCGTCAGGTGATGCAGAAGCTCAACCCGGAGATCGACTGGTCTGCGGAAGCCTTCCCCTTCATGTCGTTCCAGACCATCGAGATCGGCGGCGTCAAGGCGCGGGTCTTCCGGATTTCCTTCACTGGCGAACTGGCCTTTGAAATCAACGTCCCGGCCCGTTATGGCCATGCACTCTGGAATGCTGTCTTCAAGGCAGGTGAAACCTTCGGGATCACGCCCTACGGTACCGAAACCATGCATGTCCTGAGGGCTGAGAAGGGCTTTATCATTGTCGGACAGGATACTGACGGCTCCCAGACGCCACAGGATCTCGACTTGGACTGGATCGTCTCGAAGAAGAAAGGCGATTTCATCGGCAAGCGATCCTATTCCCGTCCTGATACCAGCCGAACCGACCGCAAACAGCTCGTCGGGCTGCTCACGGATGATCCGAAATTCGTCCTCGATGAAGGCGCCCAGATCTTGGAGAACCCGGACGCTCCAACGCCGATCCCGATGCTCGGCCATGTGACATCGAGCTACTGGAGCGAACACCTTGGCCACTCGATTGCCCTTGCGGTGATCAAAGACGGTTTCCGGCGCAAGGGAGAGCATCTGCACAGCTTCTCCCTTGGTAACTGGCAGAAGGTAAAAGTGGTCGACCCGATTTTCTACGACAAGGCAGGAGCCAAACGCGATGGCTGA
- a CDS encoding 2Fe-2S iron-sulfur cluster-binding protein — protein MTKNRLPSGGLINRQQPIRFQFNGRHYMGYEGDTLASALLANDIHMVGRSFKYGRPRGIMAAGPEEPNAIVQLNRSNRTEPATKATEVALRSSLVANPVTAWPSLEYDLKSLNHLMQQVHGSRLLLQDHVRI, from the coding sequence ATGACCAAAAACCGCCTTCCATCCGGCGGCCTGATCAACAGGCAGCAGCCAATCCGCTTCCAGTTCAACGGGCGCCATTACATGGGCTATGAGGGCGACACGCTTGCCTCGGCGCTTCTGGCCAATGACATTCACATGGTCGGGCGCAGCTTCAAATATGGTCGCCCCAGAGGCATCATGGCCGCAGGCCCCGAAGAGCCCAACGCCATCGTGCAGCTCAATCGCTCAAACCGAACCGAACCGGCTACCAAGGCGACCGAAGTGGCTTTGAGGTCATCTTTGGTTGCCAACCCGGTTACCGCTTGGCCTAGCCTCGAGTATGATCTTAAGTCGCTAAACCACCTGATGCAACAGGTTCATGGCAGCAGGCTTCTATTACAAGACCATGTTCGGATCTAA
- a CDS encoding sarcosine oxidase subunit delta — protein sequence MFKIECPYCGERDEVEFKYGGEAHRARPEHPDKISDEQWADFLFMRTNKKGLNRERWNHAHGCRRWFNVVRDTTNHTIVGSYPMGEQPSLAELKKRKTGGSK from the coding sequence ATGTTTAAAATCGAATGCCCCTACTGCGGCGAGAGAGACGAGGTCGAGTTCAAATATGGTGGCGAGGCCCACCGTGCCCGACCAGAGCATCCCGACAAAATCAGCGATGAGCAATGGGCAGACTTCCTGTTTATGCGCACCAACAAAAAGGGGCTCAACCGCGAGCGCTGGAACCATGCCCATGGGTGCCGTCGCTGGTTCAACGTCGTGCGGGACACGACGAACCACACCATTGTCGGTTCCTACCCAATGGGTGAACAGCCGTCGCTCGCCGAGTTGAAGAAGCGCAAGACAGGGGGCAGCAAATGA
- a CDS encoding sarcosine oxidase subunit beta family protein produces MMKFSLVSLARNALNYHQDWPRQWRSPPPKKQYDVVIIGGGGHGLATAYYLAKEHGITNVAVLEKGWLGGGNTGRNTTIIRSNYLWDEAAHLYEKSLSLYEGLSKDLNYNIMLSQRGVLNLAHTLQDVRDTKRRVNANKLNGIDAEWLEAEDVKRFCPSISIEKDARYPVLGASLQKRGGTARHDAIAWGYARAADERGVDIIQNCEVTGITSESGKVTGVETSLGAITANKVAICVAGHSSVLADMAGFRLPIESHPLQAMVSEPIKPVLDCVVMSNAVHVYVSQSDKGELVLGAGIDAYHSYAQRGSFHVIEHQISALMELFPIFSRLRLMRSWGGIVDTCPDACPIISKTPMEHLYINGGWGTGGFKSIPGSGFAYAHTIARDEPHPLNAPFSIERFTTGHLIDEHGAAGVAH; encoded by the coding sequence ATCATGAAGTTTTCCCTTGTCTCTCTAGCCAGAAATGCACTGAACTATCATCAGGATTGGCCGCGCCAATGGCGGAGTCCGCCACCCAAGAAGCAGTATGATGTGGTGATCATCGGCGGCGGCGGTCATGGCCTCGCCACGGCCTATTATCTGGCCAAGGAGCATGGCATCACCAACGTTGCCGTGCTCGAGAAGGGCTGGCTTGGAGGCGGCAACACGGGCCGCAATACAACCATCATCCGTTCCAACTATCTCTGGGACGAGGCGGCGCACCTTTATGAGAAATCGCTCAGCCTCTATGAGGGCCTGTCCAAGGACCTCAACTACAACATCATGCTGAGCCAGCGCGGCGTCCTCAATCTCGCCCATACCCTGCAGGATGTTCGCGACACCAAGCGCCGCGTCAATGCCAATAAGCTCAACGGCATCGACGCAGAGTGGCTTGAGGCCGAAGACGTAAAACGCTTCTGCCCGTCTATCAGCATCGAAAAAGACGCACGCTATCCGGTTCTTGGCGCGTCGCTTCAAAAGCGCGGTGGCACCGCACGGCACGACGCCATTGCATGGGGTTACGCAAGAGCCGCCGATGAGCGCGGCGTCGACATCATTCAGAATTGCGAGGTGACTGGCATCACCAGCGAATCTGGCAAGGTGACGGGCGTTGAGACAAGCCTTGGCGCGATCACGGCCAACAAGGTGGCGATCTGCGTCGCCGGGCATTCATCGGTGCTCGCTGACATGGCAGGGTTCCGCCTGCCCATCGAGAGCCACCCGCTACAGGCCATGGTCTCCGAGCCGATCAAGCCGGTGCTCGATTGCGTGGTCATGTCCAACGCGGTGCATGTCTACGTCAGCCAGTCCGACAAGGGCGAACTGGTGCTTGGCGCAGGGATCGATGCCTACCATTCCTACGCCCAACGCGGCTCGTTCCATGTCATCGAGCATCAGATTTCGGCACTGATGGAGCTCTTCCCGATCTTCTCGCGACTACGCCTGATGAGGAGTTGGGGTGGGATTGTCGATACGTGCCCCGATGCATGCCCGATCATCAGCAAGACGCCGATGGAGCATCTCTACATCAATGGCGGCTGGGGAACGGGAGGCTTCAAATCCATTCCCGGATCCGGCTTTGCCTATGCCCACACCATCGCGCGGGATGAACCCCATCCACTCAACGCACCATTCTCGATCGAGCGCTTCACCACCGGCCATCTGATCGACGAACACGGCGCCGCCGGCGTCGCACACTAG
- a CDS encoding DUF1636 domain-containing protein, giving the protein MSRKAGVLQVCIKCRRPRDDNDASETGPSTLQSSEEPQSDGQQLFDALQGAFADDAVLSDAFSVEPVECMNGCESSCTVALRAQGKFGFVIGQLEASDELVGDIVSFTQSFHEAENGLPPWRARPQHVRKNTLVRLHPSPNFSELPD; this is encoded by the coding sequence ATGTCCCGGAAGGCCGGAGTGCTGCAGGTCTGCATCAAGTGCAGGAGACCGCGTGACGACAATGACGCCAGCGAGACAGGACCATCAACCCTCCAGAGCAGTGAAGAGCCACAAAGCGACGGCCAGCAGCTGTTTGATGCCTTGCAAGGCGCCTTTGCCGATGACGCTGTTTTGTCTGATGCCTTCAGCGTCGAGCCGGTCGAATGCATGAATGGCTGCGAGTCCTCCTGTACCGTCGCTCTGCGTGCGCAGGGTAAGTTTGGCTTTGTCATCGGTCAGCTTGAGGCCAGCGACGAGCTGGTTGGCGACATCGTTTCCTTCACCCAAAGTTTTCATGAGGCCGAGAATGGTTTGCCGCCCTGGCGTGCCCGACCTCAACATGTGCGCAAGAATACGCTCGTGCGCCTGCACCCTTCCCCCAACTTTTCCGAACTCCCCGATTGA